The Listeria welshimeri serovar 6b str. SLCC5334 genome has a window encoding:
- the metC gene encoding cystathionine beta-lyase, which produces MAKEYTQDTAVIKASLGVDKETGALNTPIHLSSTFHQHDFDNYHAYDYARSGNPTREKVEQAIAELEGGTDGFAFASGMAAVSAALFTLSKGDHFIIAKDVYGGTFRLVEQILPRFGITHTFVDTTNIDEVAKAFQENTKLVYLETPSNPLLHVTDIRTVAKLAKANGCYTFVDNTFLTPLIQKPLELGADLVIHSATKFLGGHSDILAGLIVTNNPSLAESVYFLQNSTGGVLGVQDSWLLLRGLKTLSVRMKAGTSTAEKIALFLKAEPSVEAVHYPGLPSHAGYEIQVEQATSGGAVLSFDLGSEDAVRELVTHLELPVFSVSLGAVESIISYPAKMSHAAVPEKERLEQGITPGLLRFSAGLEDADDLIADLKQALSFIKKGSVVK; this is translated from the coding sequence GTGGCTAAAGAATATACACAAGATACTGCTGTGATTAAGGCTAGTCTTGGCGTTGACAAAGAAACCGGTGCGCTGAACACACCAATACATCTATCATCCACCTTCCATCAGCATGATTTTGATAACTATCATGCCTATGATTATGCGAGAAGTGGTAATCCAACGAGAGAAAAAGTGGAACAAGCGATTGCAGAGTTAGAAGGTGGCACTGACGGCTTTGCTTTTGCAAGCGGGATGGCTGCTGTATCTGCGGCGTTATTCACACTTTCTAAAGGGGATCATTTTATTATTGCTAAAGATGTGTATGGCGGTACATTTCGCTTAGTGGAGCAAATTTTGCCACGGTTTGGTATTACACATACGTTTGTGGATACAACAAATATTGATGAGGTTGCAAAGGCTTTTCAAGAAAATACCAAGTTGGTTTATTTAGAAACTCCGTCTAATCCATTGTTACATGTAACAGATATTCGGACAGTGGCAAAGCTTGCGAAAGCGAACGGTTGCTATACGTTTGTGGATAATACCTTTTTAACACCACTAATTCAAAAACCTTTAGAATTAGGTGCGGACTTAGTCATTCATAGTGCGACGAAGTTTTTAGGGGGGCATAGTGATATTTTAGCGGGACTTATTGTCACAAACAATCCTAGCTTGGCTGAATCGGTTTACTTTTTACAAAATTCGACAGGGGGAGTTCTTGGGGTACAGGATTCGTGGTTGCTACTGCGTGGACTTAAAACACTTTCGGTTCGAATGAAAGCTGGGACGTCAACCGCAGAAAAAATAGCGCTCTTTTTGAAGGCGGAACCTAGTGTAGAAGCAGTACATTATCCAGGACTACCATCTCATGCAGGTTATGAAATTCAAGTGGAGCAAGCGACAAGTGGCGGGGCTGTATTGTCTTTTGATCTTGGTAGTGAGGATGCTGTACGTGAACTAGTGACACATTTGGAATTGCCGGTATTTTCTGTAAGTTTAGGGGCAGTAGAGAGTATTATATCTTACCCGGCCAAAATGTCTCATGCTGCAGTTCCAGAAAAGGAACGTTTGGAACAAGGAATTACACCAGGTTTATTACGTTTTTCAGCAGGATTGGAAGATGCTGATGATTTAATTGCTGATTTAAAACAAGCACTTTCGTTTATTAAGAAGGGAAGTGTCGTCAAGTGA
- a CDS encoding aminotransferase class I/II-fold pyridoxal phosphate-dependent enzyme — MAKLKQETIAAQIGNRKCERTGAVNMPVYFSTAYQHADLGVSTGYDYTRTGNPTRDALQEALAELENGTQAFATSSGMSAIQLVFQLFKTGEHIISSQDLYGGTFRYFEQFGAQYNIGFSYWNGINIADLEKLVLPETKAIFIETPTNPLMQETDIAAVAEWAHEHDLLVIVDNTFYTPVLQQPLNLGADIVIHSATKYLGGHNDVLAGSVIVKEEQLGKFFFDQLNATGTVLSPFDSWLLIRGLKTLVLRVKQHQANAQKIAAFLENHELVEEVRYPGRGGMISFFIQDAALVSPLLKELELFTFAESLGGVESLITYPTTQTHADIPVELRNSYGLTDKLLRISVGIEASEDLIADLSKALDTVLEGVSARG, encoded by the coding sequence ATGGCAAAGCTGAAACAAGAGACGATAGCAGCGCAAATTGGAAATAGAAAGTGTGAAAGAACGGGTGCTGTCAATATGCCAGTCTACTTCTCTACAGCTTACCAGCATGCCGATCTAGGGGTATCAACGGGATATGATTATACGAGAACTGGGAATCCGACGCGAGATGCGTTACAAGAAGCACTTGCGGAACTTGAAAACGGGACACAAGCTTTTGCAACAAGTTCGGGTATGAGTGCGATACAACTTGTTTTCCAGCTTTTTAAAACTGGGGAACATATTATTAGCTCGCAAGATTTATATGGGGGTACTTTTAGATATTTTGAACAGTTTGGAGCACAGTATAACATTGGATTTTCTTACTGGAACGGGATAAATATTGCTGATTTAGAAAAACTGGTTCTCCCGGAAACAAAAGCAATTTTCATTGAGACACCTACGAACCCTTTGATGCAAGAAACGGATATTGCGGCTGTGGCAGAATGGGCACATGAACATGATCTGCTAGTTATTGTCGATAATACATTTTATACGCCTGTTTTACAGCAGCCTCTTAATTTAGGTGCGGATATTGTGATTCATAGTGCGACAAAATACCTTGGTGGGCATAATGATGTTTTAGCTGGATCCGTTATTGTAAAAGAAGAACAGCTTGGAAAATTCTTTTTTGATCAGTTAAATGCGACGGGAACAGTGCTATCGCCATTTGATAGTTGGTTGTTAATTCGTGGTTTGAAGACACTTGTTTTACGGGTGAAACAGCATCAGGCGAATGCACAGAAAATCGCAGCATTTTTGGAAAATCATGAATTAGTGGAGGAAGTACGCTATCCGGGACGCGGTGGAATGATTAGTTTCTTCATTCAAGATGCAGCGCTCGTATCGCCACTTTTAAAAGAGCTAGAGTTGTTTACTTTTGCAGAGAGTTTAGGCGGAGTGGAGAGTTTAATCACTTACCCGACGACACAAACGCATGCAGATATTCCAGTGGAGTTACGAAATTCTTATGGGCTTACAGATAAATTATTACGGATTTCGGTTGGGATTGAAGCAAGTGAAGATCTAATTGCTGATTTATCTAAGGCGCTGGATACGGTTCTGGAAGGGGTGAGCGCGCGTGGCTAA
- the metE gene encoding 5-methyltetrahydropteroyltriglutamate--homocysteine S-methyltransferase, giving the protein MVKAISSNLGYPRLGEKREWKRALEKFWNGTITEEELLAETKALRLHALKKQQEKGIDLIPVGDFSFYDQVLDTSVTFGIIPKRFQHEGGNVSLNTYFDIARGKNDAVASEMTKWFNTNYHYIVPELADANPKLLNNRALYYYEEAKKELGIEGKPVLVGPITYLKLGKGSNAESFEVLLDKFIPAYIEILEELETAGVEWVQIDEPYLATSFEKKEIALFEKVYQSFQEAVPNLKIELQTYFESLDYYEEVVNLPVAAIGIDFVHDHGDSLQALKTYGFPQDKYLAAGVIDGRNVWRSNLDAKLALLTDIAHYVAKDKLIVQPSNSLLHVPVTKLSEPDLDEVILGGLSFADQKLDEIVILTKALTEGVESVAKELEEARKAVKVLNESSHRNNLEVQAAIANLKNVRVDRELVFAERIKLQHAWLNLPLFPTTTIGSFPQSPEVRKTRADWLKGNITDAEYNAFIEKETARWIKIQEELDIDVLVHGEFERTDMVEYFGQKLAGFQATKFGWVQSYGSRAVRPPLIYGDVAFTEEITVKESVYAQSLTKRPVKGMLTAPVTIINWSFVRDDVPESVVANQVGLALRKEVEALERNGIKVIQVDEPALREGLPLKQARWEKYLNDAVYSFKLTTASVQNDTQIHTHMCYSDFDDIIDTISALDADVISIETSRSHGEIISTFEEVTYDKEIGLGVYDIHSPRVPTVTEIQDNIRRALRAIDAKQFWINPDCGLKTRQEPETIAALQDMIKATKEVRAEYQVLEK; this is encoded by the coding sequence ATGGTGAAGGCTATTAGTTCAAATTTAGGATACCCGAGACTTGGTGAGAAGCGTGAATGGAAACGTGCGTTAGAAAAATTTTGGAATGGTACAATTACAGAAGAGGAATTGTTAGCAGAAACAAAGGCTTTACGATTACATGCATTGAAGAAACAACAGGAAAAAGGAATTGATTTGATTCCAGTTGGTGACTTTAGTTTTTATGATCAAGTGCTTGATACGAGTGTAACATTTGGAATAATTCCAAAACGTTTTCAGCATGAAGGTGGAAATGTTTCGCTAAATACATATTTTGATATTGCGCGTGGAAAGAATGATGCCGTAGCTTCTGAAATGACTAAATGGTTTAATACGAACTATCACTATATTGTGCCGGAACTGGCTGATGCAAACCCGAAGCTATTAAATAACCGAGCGCTTTACTATTACGAAGAAGCAAAAAAAGAGCTTGGCATTGAAGGAAAGCCGGTACTGGTTGGCCCGATTACTTATTTAAAACTTGGAAAAGGGAGCAATGCAGAAAGTTTTGAAGTATTGCTAGATAAATTTATTCCAGCATATATAGAAATTTTGGAAGAACTTGAAACTGCTGGGGTGGAATGGGTTCAAATAGATGAACCTTACCTTGCAACGAGTTTTGAGAAGAAAGAAATAGCTTTATTTGAAAAAGTGTATCAATCATTTCAAGAAGCAGTGCCGAATTTAAAAATAGAGTTACAAACTTATTTTGAAAGTTTGGATTATTATGAAGAGGTTGTTAATTTACCAGTTGCTGCGATTGGGATTGATTTTGTTCATGACCATGGGGACTCGTTGCAAGCATTAAAAACTTACGGATTTCCTCAAGATAAATATTTAGCAGCTGGCGTGATTGATGGGCGAAATGTTTGGCGAAGTAATTTGGATGCGAAACTAGCACTTTTAACGGATATTGCACATTATGTAGCTAAGGATAAATTAATTGTTCAGCCATCTAATTCATTACTACATGTACCGGTAACAAAATTAAGTGAGCCTGATTTGGACGAAGTGATTCTGGGTGGTTTATCATTTGCTGATCAAAAATTAGATGAAATTGTTATCTTAACGAAGGCTTTGACAGAAGGTGTGGAAAGTGTAGCAAAGGAACTAGAAGAAGCCCGTAAAGCTGTCAAAGTGCTAAATGAATCAAGTCATAGAAATAATTTAGAAGTTCAAGCAGCAATTGCTAATTTGAAAAATGTTCGGGTTGATCGAGAATTAGTCTTTGCGGAACGGATTAAATTACAGCATGCTTGGCTTAATTTACCACTGTTTCCAACCACGACTATCGGAAGTTTTCCACAATCACCGGAAGTTCGGAAAACTCGTGCTGATTGGTTAAAAGGGAATATAACGGATGCGGAATATAATGCTTTTATTGAAAAAGAAACGGCGCGCTGGATTAAAATTCAAGAAGAATTGGATATTGATGTATTGGTCCACGGCGAATTTGAACGGACGGATATGGTGGAATATTTTGGGCAAAAATTAGCAGGTTTCCAAGCAACAAAATTTGGTTGGGTGCAATCATATGGTTCGAGAGCGGTTCGTCCGCCGCTTATCTACGGGGATGTTGCTTTTACAGAGGAAATTACCGTGAAAGAAAGTGTCTATGCCCAGTCGTTAACCAAACGTCCAGTGAAAGGAATGTTAACGGCGCCAGTGACAATTATCAATTGGAGTTTTGTTCGTGATGATGTCCCTGAAAGTGTCGTTGCGAATCAAGTTGGCTTGGCGCTTCGTAAAGAGGTAGAAGCATTAGAACGTAATGGTATTAAAGTGATTCAAGTAGATGAGCCAGCTTTACGTGAAGGTTTGCCACTGAAACAAGCTCGTTGGGAAAAATATTTAAATGATGCGGTTTATTCGTTTAAATTAACGACAGCTTCAGTTCAAAACGATACGCAAATTCATACGCATATGTGTTACTCGGATTTTGACGATATCATTGATACGATTAGCGCATTAGATGCGGACGTTATCTCAATTGAAACATCAAGAAGTCATGGGGAAATTATTTCGACATTTGAAGAAGTGACATATGACAAGGAAATTGGACTTGGAGTTTATGATATTCATAGTCCGCGTGTTCCTACTGTTACAGAAATTCAAGACAATATTCGCCGGGCGTTACGCGCTATTGATGCGAAACAATTTTGGATTAACCCAGATTGTGGTTTAAAAACGCGACAAGAGCCTGAAACGATTGCGGCGCTACAAGATATGATTAAAGCAACTAAAGAAGTTCGTGCAGAATATCAAGTATTAGAGAAATAG
- a CDS encoding MFS transporter — MGTKGKFWILTMVVAISGLSQGVLLPLIAIILEEKGISAGINGFHATGIYLGVLIISPFIEAPLHKYGYKPIILVGGGLVALAILAFPIWFNLYFWFILRLFIGVGDHMLHFSSQTWIGAMSDPSKRGRNMAIYGLFFSLGFAVGPQLVNLAKINANLPFFLSGILVLIAWGLVWFIRNDFVGEKAVIRKISFWGSLKRFSDVFKLAWVAMIPPFLYGILETGLNATFPVVGLRDGLDTVMIAMIISSFSVGTIIFQVPIGIISDKFGRGKMLPLLTGGGAVVFVLTAFVKIPVLYVVFFFILGILLGSLYSLGLSYMTDLTPLELLPAGNILVGMCFSLGSIIGPSATGMMIGIFGNQIFYFVVAGILVLGCFLLAFGSHKELKEKKIDI, encoded by the coding sequence ATGGGAACAAAAGGAAAGTTTTGGATTTTAACAATGGTAGTTGCGATTTCTGGGTTATCACAAGGAGTCTTATTGCCGCTTATTGCAATAATATTAGAAGAGAAAGGTATAAGTGCTGGAATAAATGGATTTCATGCAACTGGTATCTATTTGGGAGTGTTAATTATCTCTCCATTTATTGAAGCACCATTACATAAGTATGGCTATAAACCGATTATATTAGTGGGGGGAGGGCTTGTAGCATTAGCAATTTTAGCTTTTCCAATCTGGTTTAATTTATATTTTTGGTTTATATTGAGGTTGTTTATTGGTGTAGGGGACCATATGTTACACTTTTCGTCACAGACTTGGATTGGTGCAATGAGTGATCCTAGTAAGCGTGGTCGTAATATGGCTATCTACGGATTATTTTTCTCATTAGGATTTGCAGTGGGGCCACAACTGGTTAATTTGGCAAAGATAAATGCTAATCTACCGTTCTTTTTATCAGGAATCTTAGTGTTAATTGCTTGGGGGCTAGTTTGGTTTATTAGGAATGATTTTGTTGGAGAAAAAGCAGTTATACGCAAAATTTCTTTTTGGGGGAGTTTAAAGCGATTTTCAGATGTATTTAAGTTAGCTTGGGTTGCGATGATTCCACCATTTTTATATGGAATTTTGGAAACTGGGCTTAATGCGACATTTCCAGTTGTGGGGCTGCGAGACGGACTTGACACGGTCATGATTGCGATGATTATTTCTTCTTTTTCTGTTGGAACGATTATTTTTCAAGTGCCGATTGGGATTATTAGTGATAAGTTCGGACGAGGGAAAATGTTGCCGCTTTTGACAGGTGGGGGAGCTGTAGTTTTTGTTTTGACTGCTTTTGTTAAGATTCCTGTTTTATATGTGGTTTTCTTCTTTATTTTAGGGATATTGCTAGGATCTTTGTATTCATTGGGGTTGTCTTATATGACCGATTTAACGCCACTCGAATTACTTCCAGCTGGGAATATTTTGGTGGGAATGTGCTTTAGCTTGGGAAGTATTATTGGTCCGAGTGCAACGGGGATGATGATAGGGATTTTTGGTAATCAGATATTTTATTTTGTGGTGGCTGGAATCCTTGTACTAGGCTGTTTTCTCCTAGCTTTTGGTTCCCATAAAGAACTTAAAGAAAAGAAAATAGACATTTAA